From Fundulus heteroclitus isolate FHET01 chromosome 14, MU-UCD_Fhet_4.1, whole genome shotgun sequence, the proteins below share one genomic window:
- the LOC105917922 gene encoding putative ferric-chelate reductase 1 isoform X1, translating into MAPSSNASTSASAKNGTTMAPASNASTTASANNGTTMATASNASTTASANNGTTMAPSSNASTSASASNGTTMATASNASTSASANNGTTMAPASNGTTASPVNVPALETDFTRQECGSSKLCADEPTDCDPATGDNCFFLSARQENGQTFNFELSGQSSGYIAAGVSTAASQAGRHRAYICANNNGAVRFFTGFLDNLELNTTETLDSSNQRGRVNNGKIQCRFTAVLPDTSTRASAQYSLSITTGPYNASSGQLGTPSFRVLTPLTNISDPTANITNLLANNGTTSSAYVVTPSHSFLPALLVTVCMLAFTAV; encoded by the exons ATGGCACCATCTAGCAATGCATCCACTTCAGCATCAGCTAAAAATGGAACCACCATGGCACCAGCTAGCAATGCATCCACCACAGCATCAGCTAATAATGGAAccaccatggcaacagctagCAATGCATCCACCACAGCATCAGCTAATAATGGAACTACCATGGCACCATCTAGCAATGCATCCACCTCAGCATCAGCTAGTAATGGAAccaccatggcaacagctagCAATGCATCCACCTCAGCATCAGCTAATAATGGAACCACCATGGCCCCAGCTAGCAATGGAACTACAGCATCACCAGTCAATGTCCCTGCACTTGAG ACAGACTTTACCCGGCAAGAATGTGGTTCCTCAAAGCTCTGTGCAGATGAACCCACAGATTGTGATCCCGCTACAGGAGACAATTGCTTTTTCCTTTCTGCTAGGCAAGAAAATGGCCAAACATTCAACTTTGAGCTCTCAGGACAGTCAAGTGGATACATTGCTGCTGGCGTCTCAACGGCTGCAAGTCAG GCTGGTCGTCACAGAGCCTACATCTGTGCAAACAACAACGGTGCAGTCCGTTTCTTTACTGGCTTTCTCGATAATTTGGAGCTAAATACTACAGAG ACGTTGGACTCAAGCAATCAGCGGGGCAGAGTCAACAATGGCAAAATCCAGTGTAGATTTACAGCTGTACTACCAGACACAAGTACCCGAGCAAGCGCCCAATACTCTCTGTCGATTACAACTGGACCTTACAATGCTA GTTCTGGGCAGCTGGGAACACCGAGCTTCAGAGTACTGACACCTCTCACAAACATCTCAGACCCTACAGCCAATATCACCAACTTGCTGGCCAACAACGGCACCACTTCCTCTGCTTATGTGGTCACACCATCACACTCATTCTTGCCAG CTCTGCTGGTCACCGTGTGCATGCTGGCTTTCACAGCAGTATGA
- the si:cabz01007794.1 gene encoding Y' element ATP-dependent helicase YEL077C isoform X2, with product MNKQLMLSVLLVVLSWGFMTTHAQTTASNGTNSNMTTVGGNSTNNNTEMTAPANNNTTAAPASNGTTMAPVNNASTSASANNGTTMAPVNNASTSASANNGTTMAPSSNASTSASANNGTTMAPVNNASTSASANNGTTMAPVNNASTSASASNGTTMAPSSNASTSASASNGTTMAPSSNASTSASANNGTTMAPASNGTTASPVNVPALETDFTRQECGSSKLCADEPTDCDPATGDNCFFLSARQENGQTFNFELSGQSSGYIAAGVSTTASQAGRHRAYICANNNGAVRFFTGFLDNLELNTTETLDSSNQRGRVNNGKIQCRFTAVLPDTSTRASAQYSLSITTGPYDASSEQLGTPSFRVLTPLTNISDPTANITNLLANNGTTSSAYVVTPSHSFLPALLVTVCMLAFTAV from the exons ATGAATAAACAACTGATGCTCAGTGTTCTGTTGGTGGTGCTATCCTGGGGATTTATGACTACCCACGCTCAGACAACAGCAAGCAATGGGACAAATTCTAACATGACAACGGTGGGAGGAAACAGCACAAATAATAACACAGAGATGACTGCGCCAGCAAACAACAACACTACTGCAGCACCAGCTAGTAATGGAACCACCATGGCACCAGTTAACAATGCATCCACCTCAGCATCAGCTAATAATGGAACCACCATGGCACCAGTTAACAATGCATCCACCTCAGCATCAGCTAATAATGGAACCACCATGGCACCATCTAGCAATGCATCCACCTCAGCATCAGCTAACAATGGAACCACCATGGCACCAGTTAACAATGCATCCACCTCAGCATCAGCTAACAATGGAACCACCATGGCACCAGTTAACAATGCATCCACCTCAGCATCAGCTAGTAATGGAACCACCATGGCACCATCTAGCAATGCATCCACCTCAGCATCAGCTAGTAATGGAACCACCATGGCACCATCTAGCAATGCATCCACCTCAGCATCAGCTAACAATGGAACCAC CATGGCCCCAGCTAGCAATGGAACTACAGCATCACCAGTCAATGTCCCTGCACTTGAG ACAGACTTTACCCGGCAAGAATGTGGTTCCTCAAAGCTCTGTGCAGATGAACCCACAGATTGTGATCCCGCTACAGGAGACAATTGCTTTTTCCTTTCTGCTAGGCAAGAAAATGGCCAAACATTCAACTTTGAGCTCTCAGGACAGTCAAGTGGCTACATTGCTGCTGGCGTCTCAACTACTGCAAGTCAG GCTGGTCGTCACAGAGCCTACATCTGTGCAAACAACAACGGTGCAGTCCGTTTCTTTACTGGCTTTCTCGATAATTTGGAGCTAAATACTACAGAG ACGTTGGACTCAAGCAATCAGCGGGGCAGAGTCAACAATGGCAAAATCCAGTGTAGATTTACAGCTGTACTACCAGACACAAGTACTCGAGCAAGCGCCCAATACTCTCTGTCGATTACAACTGGACCTTACGATGCCA GTTCTGAGCAGCTGGGAACACCGAGCTTCAGAGTACTGACACCTCTCACAAACATCTCAGACCCTACTGCCAATATCACTAACTTGCTGGCCAACAACGGCACTACTTCCTCTGCTTATGTGGTCACACCATCACACTCATTCTTGCCAG CTCTGCTGGTCACCGTGTGCATGCTGGCTTTCACAGCAGTATGA
- the si:cabz01007794.1 gene encoding uncharacterized protein YBL113C isoform X1, with translation MNKQLMLSVLLVVLSWGFMTTHAQTTASNGTNSNMTTVGGNSTNNNTEMTAPANNNTTAAPASNGTTMAPVNNASTSASANNGTTMAPVNNASTSASANNGTTMAPSSNASTSASANNGTTMAPVNNASTSASANNGTTMAPVNNASTSASASNGTTMAPSSNASTSASASNGTTMAPSSNASTSASANNGTTMAPASNASTSASASNGTTMAPSSNASTSASASNGTTMAPSSNASTSASANNGTTMAPASNGTTASPVNVPALETDFTRQECGSSKLCADEPTDCDPATGDNCFFLSARQENGQTFNFELSGQSSGYIAAGVSTTASQAGRHRAYICANNNGAVRFFTGFLDNLELNTTETLDSSNQRGRVNNGKIQCRFTAVLPDTSTRASAQYSLSITTGPYDASSEQLGTPSFRVLTPLTNISDPTANITNLLANNGTTSSAYVVTPSHSFLPALLVTVCMLAFTAV, from the exons ATGAATAAACAACTGATGCTCAGTGTTCTGTTGGTGGTGCTATCCTGGGGATTTATGACTACCCACGCTCAGACAACAGCAAGCAATGGGACAAATTCTAACATGACAACGGTGGGAGGAAACAGCACAAATAATAACACAGAGATGACTGCGCCAGCAAACAACAACACTACTGCAGCACCAGCTAGTAATGGAACCACCATGGCACCAGTTAACAATGCATCCACCTCAGCATCAGCTAATAATGGAACCACCATGGCACCAGTTAACAATGCATCCACCTCAGCATCAGCTAATAATGGAACCACCATGGCACCATCTAGCAATGCATCCACCTCAGCATCAGCTAACAATGGAACCACCATGGCACCAGTTAACAATGCATCCACCTCAGCATCAGCTAACAATGGAACCACCATGGCACCAGTTAACAATGCATCCACCTCAGCATCAGCTAGTAATGGAACCACCATGGCACCATCTAGCAATGCATCCACCTCAGCATCAGCTAGTAATGGAACCACCATGGCACCATCTAGCAATGCATCCACCTCAGCATCAGCTAACAATGGAACCACCATGGCACCAGCTAGCAATGCATCCACCTCAGCATCAGCTAGTAATGGAACCACCATGGCACCATCTAGCAATGCATCCACCTCAGCATCAGCTAGTAATGGAACCACCATGGCACCATCTAGCAATGCATCCACCTCAGCATCAGCTAACAATGGAACCACCATGGCCCCAGCTAGCAATGGAACTACAGCATCACCAGTCAATGTCCCTGCACTTGAG ACAGACTTTACCCGGCAAGAATGTGGTTCCTCAAAGCTCTGTGCAGATGAACCCACAGATTGTGATCCCGCTACAGGAGACAATTGCTTTTTCCTTTCTGCTAGGCAAGAAAATGGCCAAACATTCAACTTTGAGCTCTCAGGACAGTCAAGTGGCTACATTGCTGCTGGCGTCTCAACTACTGCAAGTCAG GCTGGTCGTCACAGAGCCTACATCTGTGCAAACAACAACGGTGCAGTCCGTTTCTTTACTGGCTTTCTCGATAATTTGGAGCTAAATACTACAGAG ACGTTGGACTCAAGCAATCAGCGGGGCAGAGTCAACAATGGCAAAATCCAGTGTAGATTTACAGCTGTACTACCAGACACAAGTACTCGAGCAAGCGCCCAATACTCTCTGTCGATTACAACTGGACCTTACGATGCCA GTTCTGAGCAGCTGGGAACACCGAGCTTCAGAGTACTGACACCTCTCACAAACATCTCAGACCCTACTGCCAATATCACTAACTTGCTGGCCAACAACGGCACTACTTCCTCTGCTTATGTGGTCACACCATCACACTCATTCTTGCCAG CTCTGCTGGTCACCGTGTGCATGCTGGCTTTCACAGCAGTATGA